GCTGGGCCATGCTCACCGCGTACGACGCGCTCACCGCCGGCGTCTTCGACGAGGCGGGCATCCCCGTCCTGCTCGTCGGCGACTCGGCGGGCAACTGCCACCTCGGCTACGAGACCACCGTGCCCGTGACCATGGACCAGATGGTGATGCTCTCCGCAGCCGTCGTCCGCGGCACCAAGCGCGCCCTGGTCGTCGCCGACCTCCCCTTCGGCTCCTACCAGGAGTCCTCCGCGCAGGCCATGCACAACGCGGCCCGGCTGCTGAAGGAGGCCGGCGTCCAGGCGGTCAAGCTGGAGGGCGGCGAGCGCAGCGCCCGCTCCATCGAGCTGCTGGTCGAGGCCGGCATCCCGGTCATGGCCCACATCGGGCTCACCCCGCAGTCGGTGCACGCGTTCGGCGGCTACCCCGTCCAGGGGCGCGGCGACGAGGCGGCCCACCGGCTGCTGCGTGACGCCAAGGCAGTCCAGCAGGCGGGCGCCTTCGCGGTCGTCCTGGAGGCCGTCCCGGCCGACCTCGCCGCGCAGGTCACCGAGCAGCTCGCCATCCCGACCGTCGGCATCGGCGCCGGTGTCGGCACCGACGCCCAGGTGCTGGTCTGGACGGACTTCGCCGGGATGACCGCCGGCCGCGTCCCGAAGTTCGTCAAGCAGTACGCCGACCTGCGCACCGTCCTCGGCGGCGCGGCCCGTGAGTTCGCGGCCGATGTCGCGTCCGGCGCCTTCCCGGCGGCGGAGCACAGCTTCAGCTGACCGCACCCGCACCCCGCACCGGCGCCGAGGGCGCGTCCACCGCACGGTGGGCGCGCCCTCGGCACGTCCGGCCGCCCGGGCCCGCCGACAGCGCGCCGACAGCGGCACCGGCCCGCTGTCAGCGGCCTGACAGCGGGGCGACAGACGGGCCGGGCAGCCTGGGGGCATGACAGCGATCGCCACCGCCCCGACCGACCGGGGGCCCCGTACCGGCAACGCCGTGGAAGTCCGCGGCATCGTCAAGACCTTCGGCGCCACCAGGGCGCTGGACGGCGTCGACCTCAGTGTCCGCGAGGGCACCGTGCTCGGCCTGCTCGGCCCCAACGGCGCCGGCAAGACCACCCTCGTCCGGATCCTCTCCACCCTGATGAAGCCCGACGCCGGCACCGCCGTCGTCGGCGGCTACGACGTGCTGCGCCAGCCCCGGCAGCTGCGCCGCACCATCGGCCTCACCGGCCAGTACGCCTCGGTCGACGAACTCCTCTCGGGCTACGAGAACCTGTACCTCATCGGCCGGCTGCTGGACCTCTCCGCCAAGGAGTCCAAGGCCCGCGCCGGCGAGCTGCTGGAGCGTTTCTCGCTCACCGACGCCGCCAAGCGGCCCGCCAAGACCTACTCCGGCGGCATGCGCCGCCGGCTCGACCTGGCCGCCTCCATGATCGGCCGGCCCAAGGTGCTCTACCTGGACGAGCCCACCACCGGCCTCGACCCGCGCACCCGCAACGAGGTGTGGGACGAGGTGCAGCGGATGGTCGCCGAGGGCTCCACCGTGCTGCTCACCACCCAGTACATGGAGGAGGCCGAGCAGCTCGCCCACGAGCTGACCGTGATCGACCGTGGCCGGGTGATCGCCGCCGGCGGCGTCGAGGAGCTCAAGACCCAGGTCGGCGGCCAGACCCTCCAGGTGCGGCCGCTGCACCCGGCCGAACTCCCGGAGATGGCCCGCTGCCTGCAGGAGGCCGGCATCGCCGCCACCTTCTCCGCCGACACCGGCCTGCTGTCCGTGCAGCTCACCGACGACGGCCAGCTGACCGCGGTGATCGGCACGCTGGGCACCCGCGGCTTCGGCATCGCGGGCATCCACACCGAACTGCCCAGCCTGGACGAGGTGTTCCTGGCGATCACCGGCAAGTCGTCCCCGTCCGCCGCCCCGATCCGCGACAAGGAGCCCGTGGCATGACCACCGCCACCCTGACCCCGGGCACCGCCCCGGCCCACCTCGACGACCAGCGGATCGGCCTCTCCGGCCACCTGCGGCACGTCGGCGCGCTGACCCGCCGCAACCTGATGCGGATCAAGGCCGACCCCGAGTCGATGCTCGACGCCCTGCTGATCCCGATCATCTTCACCGTGCTGTTCGTCTACGTGTTCGGCGGCGCGGTCTCCGGCAGCCAGCACGACTACATCCAGTACATGATCCCGGGTCTGCTCGGCACCACCGGCCTCAACCTGGCGATGGCCGTCGGCACCGGTCTCAACAGCGACTTCCAGTCCGGCGTGATGGACCGCTTCCGCACCCTGCCGATCGGCCGGGCCGCGGTGCTGCTCTCCAAGATCGTCGCCGAGACCTGCCGCGGGCTGGTCTCCTTCACCATCCTCATCGGCTTCTCGATGATCCTCGGGCTGGAGATCAAGACCGACTTCCTGCACCTGCTGGCCGCCGTCGGCCTCTCGCTGCTCTTCGGCATGTCGATCGTCTGGATCTCCATGCTGCTCGGCATGTCGCTGCGCAGCGCCCAGGCCGTCCAGGGCGTCAGCATGCTGGTGATCATGCCGCTGCAGTTCGGCAGCTCGATCTTCGCCCCGACCACCACCATGCCGGGCTGGCTCCAGGCGTTCACCAAGTACAACCCGCTGTCGGCACTGGCCGACGCCTGCCGCAGCCTCATCAACGGCGGCGCGCTCACCCACTCGGTGACCATCGTGGTCGTCTGGTCGGTGGCGATCACCGCGATCACCGCACCGCTGGCCGTCGCCCGCTTCCGCAAGCGGACCTGACCCGCGGTCACGGACGGCCGGGGGCCGGGTCAGAGGCTCCCGGCGGCGTTCAGGAGGGCGGTCGCCTCGGACACACCGAGGCGGCCGCCCTCCTCCGTTGCCGCCCGGTACTCCTCCTCGCCCAGCAAGCCGGTCAGGGCCCCGGCCAGCCGCTCCCGTTCCCGGGTCTCCATGAAGGAGCCGCGCGCGCCGTGCAGTCCGTCGTGGGCCCCCAGCAGCACCGCCGCCCGGCGGGCCGCGTCCGGCTCGCCCAGCAGTTCGGCGCAGGCCAGCAGCACGCCGGCGCCCGGGAGCAGCAGCATCACGGACATGTGCTCGGCGAAGACCGTCGCCGCACCCGGGACCTCGCTCATCCGCCGCCGGCCGGACGCCAGCAGGTCCAGGCCGCGCCTCGGGTCGCCGGAACGGGCGACGACCCACCCCCGGATGCAGTCCACGATGCCGCGGAAGGCGCCGGGCAGGATCGGGCCCATCAGCTCCCGGCTCTCCTCCAGCCGGTCGAGTTCGTGCAGGGCGGCCGGGTGGTCGCCGCGCTGGGTGCTGATGTTGCAGAGCACCAGGCGGCCGTAGAGCACGGCGCCGTCCGTGCCGTGGTTGCCCAGGTTGACGGCCTCCACCGCCTCGCGGACCATCCGCTCGCCGGCCTCCTCGTCGAACTCGAAGAGCACCTCGCCGAGCCGGACCTCCAGCAGCGGCACCTCCTGCGAGGCCCCGAGCTCCCGGGCGATGTCGATGGCCCGCCGGTAGGCCTCGGCGGCGGCCCGGCCGTCGCCCTGGTGGGCGGCGTTCTCCGCCTGGGCCGACAGGGCCTCGGACATGCCCCAGCGGTCGCCGAGCCGGGTGAAGATGTCGAGCGCCTCGGCGCTGTCCGCGACGGCCTGCGGCAGGCTGCCCACCCAGTCGTTCAGCAGCCGCGACCGCAGCTGGAGGGCGAAGGCCAGGTCGAGCGGCCGGCCGTGCCGGCGGGCGCCGGCCACCGCGTCGTCCATCGTCAGCCGCATGCCGTCCATCTCCCCGGAGAGGAACACCGCGAACACCCGCAGCAGCGCCGGGAAGCGGTACGACTGCGGCAGGTCCGGGGTGTAGGCCGCCAGGACCCGGCGGGAGAGTTCGAGCGCGGCGGGCTCGCCCAGCATCGCCATGTCGCCGGTGAACAGTGCGACCAGCCGGTGCAGGTGGAGCTGGCGGCGGCCCTCCTCCAGTACGGCGGGCGCCAGCGGCGGCGGGGTGTCCAGCGGCCCGCAGGCGAGCGGCACCGGCGCCGGGGCGTCGTCGGCGAACGGGTCGGGACCGAGGGCGCAGACCGCCTCGTAGCAGTCCCGCGCCTCCCGCCGGTAGTCGCGCAGGGACCAGAACCAGCTCATGCCGAGGGCCAGGACGAGCGCCTCCTGCTCGTCCCCGGCCTCGACGGCGGCGCGCGTCGCCGCCCGGATGTTCTCCTGCTCCCGGTCGAGGGCGGCGAGCCACTCCAGCTGTTCCGGCCCGTGCAGGCTGAGGTCGGCGACCCGGACGAGCTCGCGGAAGCAGCGGACGTGGCGCTCCTGGGCACCGTCGCCGCCCGACTCGGCGAGCCGCTCCACGGCGTACTCGTGGATGGTCTCCAGCATCCCGTAGCGCGGCTCGCCGCCGAGGTCGGCGATCACCAGCGACTTGTCGACGAGGGAGAGCAACAGGTCGGCGACGTCCTCGCGGCGCACCTCCACGCCGTCGGCGGCGACCTGTTCGGCGGCCTCCAGCGTGCAGCCGCCGGCGAAGACCGACAGCCGCCGCAGCACGGCACGTTCGCGCTTGCCGAGCAGGTCCCAGCTCCAGTCGACGACGGCGCGCAGGGTCTGCTGGCGCGGCAGCAGGGTGCGTGACCCGGCGGTGAGCAGGCCGAAGCGGCTGTCCAGCCGGTCGGCGATCTGCCGCGGGGTCAGGCCGCGCAGCCGGGCGGCGGCCAGTTCGATGGCCAGCGGCAGACCGTCGAGCCGGCGGCAGATCTCCGCGCAGGCCTCCGGGTCGTCGGCGACGGTGAAGCCGGGCCGGGCGGCGGCGCCGCGTTCGGCGAGCAGCCGCAGGGCCACCGGGTCGGGCAGCGGTTCCACCGGCAGCACGCTCTCGCCGGGGACACCGAGCGGTTCGCGGCTGGTGGCGAGGACGGTCAGCTGCGGGCACTCGGCGAGCAGCCGGTCGGCGAGGTCGGCGGCGGCCTGGACGAGGTGTTCGCAGTTGTCGAGGACGAGCAGCATCCGGCGGGGTGCGCAGTGCTCGACGAGCCGGCGGGCGGGGTCGCTGCGGCGGCTGTCGATCACCTCGGCGACCGCGCTGCCGGTGTGCAGGACGGTCTCGCGGAGCCCGAGAGCGGCCGCGGCGGCGTCCGGCACCGCGGCCGGGTCCTCCAGCGGGGCGAGTTCGACCATCCAGACGCCGTCCGGCCAGGTGCCGGACGCGAGTTCGGCGCGGCCGGCCTCCACGGACAGCCGGGTCTTGCCGGAGCCGCCGGGGCCGGTCAGGGTGGTCAACCGGCCTGCTCTGAGAGCGAGTTCGAGAGCTTCGAGGTCACTGTCGCGGCCGACGAAGCTGGTCAGCCGGGGCCGCAGGTTGCCCTGCGGCCTGGGCGACGGGGCCGGTACGGCGGCGGACGGGGCGGCCGGTGCGGCGGCGAACAGGGCGGCCGGGGCGGCCGGTACGGCGGCGAACAGGACGGCCGGTGCGGCGGCGGGCGACGGGGCCGGTGCGGCCGGCGGCGTCGGGGCAGGGTTCGCGGCCGGTTCCGGGGCCAGCAACTCGGCGTGCAGGGCGCGCAGTTCCGGCCCAGGGTCGGCGCCGAGCCGGTCGGCGAGGACGCGCCGCGCCCGGTCGTACTGCTGGAGGGCCTCGGCGGTGCGCCCCTCGGCGCGCAGGGAGCGGATCAGCAGCGCGTGCAACTGCTCGTCCAGCGGGCGGTGTTCGCACAGTTCGGCGAGTTCGGCGGTGAGTTCCGCGGCGCGGCCGAGCGCCAGGTCGGCGGTGATCCGGTGGCGGCGGGCCTCGTCGCGCCGGGCCTCCAGCCGGACGGCCGGGCCGGAGAGCTCCGGGAGGTCGGCGAGGGCCGGGCCGCGCCAGAGCGCGAGCGCGGCGTGCAGATGGTCGGCGGCCTGCCGGTGGTCGCCGTCGGCGAGCGTCCGGCGGCCTTCGGCGGCGAGCCGCTGGAACTCGCCGACGTCGGTCTGCCGGCCGGTCAGCCAGTAGCCGGCGGGGCCGGACCCGATCTCGTCCCGGCCGACGGTGCGCCGCAGCCGGCCGACCAGGGTCTGCAGCGCGGCGGCGGAGTCCTGGGGCGGTGCGTCGCCCCACACCTCGTCCACCAGCAGGTCGGCGGGGACGGGCCGGCCCTCGCGCAGCACGAGGGCGGCGAGCAGGGCCCGCAGCCGGGCACCGCCGAGCGGCACCGGGGTGCCGTCGTCGTGGTGGGCCGTGGTGGTTCCGAGGATGCCGTAGTGCACGGCACCATTCTGGTCGACGCGACGGCTCGCCCACGCACATATGTCCGGGCGGACGCGCGGCCGGAGTGCCGGGCGGGGCCACGGCCGGAGGAGCGGGCGGAACCGCGGACGGCCGCCACGCGTTCACTCCTGGTGGCTTGTCGTCGTCGCAGGCAGCCCGGCATGATCGTCCCCTGCCCCTCCCCGGCCGATTTCGGAGCTCCGCACCATGACCTTCGCCACCACGCAGCGCCGCAGCGAGGAGAACCGGATCAGCCCGGTGTTCTGGGTGCTCCTCGCCACCCTCGGCACCTCGGGCTGGGCGGTGGCCAGCGGCTTCGGCAACGCCCGTTTCGGGGTCTTCCTGTTCGTGGTGGCCGGCTGGATGGTCTCGCTCTGCCTGCACGAGTACGCGCACGCCCGCACCGCGATGCACAGCGGCGACATCACGATCGGCACGAAGGGCTATCTGACCCTCAACCCGTTCAAGTACGCGCACACCCTGCTGAGCTTCGTCCTGCCGGTGATCTTCGTGATCATGGGCGGGATCGGCCTGCCCGGCGGCGCGGTCTACATCGAGCGGCACCGCATCCAGGGGCGGCTCAAGCACAGCCTGATCTCCGCGGCCGGTCCGCTGGTCAACGTGGTCTGCGGGATCGCCCTGCTGGTGCTGGTGAACTCCGGCGTGTTCGACGACCCGTCCCTCCCGGCCCAGTACCAGGGCCACGACCTGGTGGTCTCGGCGTTCCCGTCCGCGCTCGGCTTCCTGGCGTTCCTCCAGGTCAGCGCCGCGCTGCTGAACCTGCTGCCGGTGCCCGGGCTGGACGGCTACGGCATCCTGGAGCCCTGGCTGTCGTACAAGGCCCGGCGCGCGGTGGCGCCGTTCGCGCCGTACGGCATGCTCGCGGTCTTCGTGATCTTCTGGCAGACCGGTGCCAGCCGGTGGTTCTCCGACCTGGTGTTCCGGATCATCCACCTGTTCGGGGTGTCCGACGCGTACCCGGTGGTCGGGCAGTTCCTGTTCCGGTTCTGGGAGAACTGACCGCCGGGGCGCCGGGCCGCCCGCGCCGGTCAGGCCTGCTCGGCGCGGGCCCGCTCCAGCCGGTCCTTGCGGATGTAGAACCACGCGATGTTGGACGACACGCCCGCCATCAGCACCCACACGACCCCGAACCAGTTGCCCTCCACGAACGAGACGACGGCAGCCGTCACCGCGAGCACGAGGACGATCGAGGCGAACAGGGCGTTGCGGGGCATGGCGGGGGCTCCTCGGGACGGGGGCGGTCGCCGTCCATTGTCACCGACCGGCCCCCGCCCGCGGCCGGGGGCCGGTCGGCCCGGTCACACGTCGGTGATCCGCAGGCCCGCGTGCGCCTTGTAGCGGCGGTTCACCGAGATCAGGTTCGCCACCAGCGACTCCACCTGATGGGCGTTGCGCAGCCGCCCGGCGAAGATCCCGCGCATGCCCGGGATCCGCGCCGCGAGCGCCTGCACGGCCTCGGTGGCGGCGCGGTCGTCGCCCAGCACCATCACGTCGGTGTCGATCTCCTCGACGGCCGCGTCCTGGAGCAGCACCGCCGACAGGTGGTGGAAGGCCGCGGTCACCCGCGAGTCCGGCAGCAGGGCGGCGGCCTGCTGGGCGGCACTGCCCTCCTCCGGCTTCAGGGCGTAGGCGCCCTGCTTGTCGAAGCCCAGCGGGTTGACGCAGTCCACGACGATCTTGCCGGCGAGTTCCGCGCGCAGGGCGGTGAGGGTCGCCGCGTGGCCGTCCCACGGCACCGCGACGATCACGATGTCGCTCTCCCGGGCGCACGCCGCGTTGTCCGCGCCGCGCACGCCCAGGCCCAGCTCGGCGGCGGCGGCCTCGGCCCGCTCGGCCGTCCGGGAGCCGATGACCACCTGCTGTCCGGCCTTGGCCAGCCGGTAGGCCAGCCCGCGGCCCTGGTCGCCGGTACCGCCGAGGACACCGACGACGAGGGCGGACACGTCGAGGGGGCAGGGGCCGCCGCGGGGGCGGGATTCACCGATTCGGGTTGCGTCATGCCGAAGATCCTGCCAAAGCACGGCCCGCTGCTCCATTCTGGGCGGCATGGACGCGGTGAGACTTTCCGCACTGAGCGCGTCGCTGGCCGGCACCGGCCTGCTGGACGTCACCCGGGCCTTCGGCGGTGCCCTGCACCGCTCGGTCACCCGGCGCGCCGCCGCAGACCTGCTGCTGGTCGGCACGGACGCGTACGAGCCGTGGCACCTGGCCGCGCACCTGGGCGACGAGGCGGCCCGGGCGGGCATCGGCGCGCTCGCCCCCGTGCTGCTGCGGCACCGGGTGGCGGCCGGCGCGCCGGCCCATCTCGCGCACGGGCTGCCCCGGCTGGCCGAGGCCCGGCGGGGGCGACGGTGCTGGTGGTGGCACCCGACCGGCCCGGCGACGCCCTGCTGGAGCGGGTCGACGACGCCCGGCGCGGGGGCGCGACGGTGCTCGCCCTGGACGCGGGGGATCAGGAGCTCGGGTCCCTGGCGCACGAGCGGCTGGCCGTCCCGGTGGCCGGCGAGGGCCCGTTCGACCTCGTCCAGCACCTGGTGAGCGCGGCGGCGGCGAGCCCGGCCCGGCACCGGGGGCTGCGGGTCCGGCTGGCGCGGCTCGCCGGACAGCTGGCGGCCCCGCCGGTGCTCCGCTGGTGATCCGCCGGTCCTCCGCCGCCGGTGGGCCCCTGCCCGTCCCCCGGCGGTCCTGCGGCTGTGCGGGGAGCCGGCCGGATGCGGCGGCGGGCGAAAACCGGTTGCCGGGTGCCGGGGCCCCGCCGATGATGGCGCCCCGTGACCCCAGAACTCTCCCCGTCCGCGCAGGCCGCCCCACCGGCCCGGCTGCGCGCCCTGCTCCGCAGGCTGCGGCCGGACACCACCCCGTGGCACAGCTCGCGTGACTTCCGGCTGCTCTGGGGTTCGGGCTGCGTCAGCAGCTTCGGCAGCTTCCTCACCTACGTGGCCGTGCCGATGCAGGTCAAGGACCTCACCGCGTCGACCTTCATGGTCGGCCTGGTCGGCGCCTTCGAGCTCGTCCCGCTGATCGTCTTCGGGCTGTGGGGCGGTGCGCTCGCCGATGCCCTGGACCGCCGCCGGCTGGTGCTGCTCTCCGAGGGCGGGCTCGGGCTGCTGAGTGCGCTGCTGCTGCTGAACGCCCTGCTGCCGCACCCGGTGCTCTGGCCGGTGTACCTGGTGGCGGCACTGGTCGCCGCCGTCGACGGGCTGCAACGCCCGGCCCTGGACTCGCTCACGCCGCGGATCGTGCCGCACGACCAGCTGTCCGCGGCGTTCGCGCTCAACTCGCTGTACCGCAACGTCGGCTCGGTCGCCGGTCCGGCGCTGGCCGGCGTCGTGGTGGCCGCGGCCGGGGTGCAGACCGCGTACGCGCTGGACGTGCTGACGTTCGGGGCGTCCCTGCTGCTGCTCGCGCGGATGCGGGCCGTCCCGCCGTCCGGCAGGGCCGAACCGCCGTCGCTGCGGGCGATCGCCACCGGCGTCCGCTACGCCTGGAGCCGCAAGGACCTGCTCGGCACGTACGCCATCGACATCTGCGCCATGCTGTTCGCCTTCCCGGTGGCGATCTTCCCCTTCCTCGCCACCGAACTGCACGCGAACTGGGCGCTCGGCCTGCTGTACGGCGCCCCGGCGGCCGGGGCGCTGGTGGTCTCGGCGACCGGCGGCTGGACGTCCGGGATCCACCGGCACGGCCGCATGCTGGTGCTGGCCGCGCTCGGCTGGGGTGTCGCGATGACCCTCGCCGGGCTGGCCGGCAATCTGTGGGCTGTGCTGCTCTGCCTGGCCGTGGCGGGCGGCGCCGACCAGATCAGCGGCACCGCCCGGGCCACCATGTGGAACCAGTCCATCCCGGACTCGGTCCGCGGCCGGATGGCCGGCGTCGAGCTGCTGAGCTACTCCGTCGGCCCGCAGCTCGGGCAGGTCAGGGCGGGCGGCATGGCCGGCCTGGTCGGGGTCCGCGCCGCGGTGTGGAGCGGCGGCGTGGCCTGCGTCCTCGGGGTGGCGGCGCTGGCGGCCGCACTGCCCGCCCTGCTGGCCTACGACGACCGGACGGACCCCCATGCGGCAGCCGTCCGCGCCGCGGCGGCCGAGCGCTCCGGCGCGGCCGGGGAGTCCGGCGAGTCCGGACCGGTCGACGGCGCCGAGGCGGTGGGTGTCTGACGGCGGCTCAGCCCTGCCGTCGGCGCCGCCGCCGGCGTTGTCGTCAGCCCTGGTCGTCGCCGGCGGGCGGGCCGTCGCTCCAGCGCGGGTCGGAGCGCCACTCGCGGTTGCGCTCGTCGGCCGTCTCCAGGGCGCGCGCGGCCTCCTCCCGGGTCGCGTACGGGCCGAGCCGGTCCTTGGCCGGACACTCCGGGCCCTCCTCCACCTTGGCGTGCTTGATGCAGTAGAACCACTCCCCGGCTTGCCGGTGGGCTTGCGGCCGAATCCCAGTGCCATCAGTACTGCTCCCGTTCGTTCCTTCGTCGCATACGGACGCCGTGCTCCGACGCACCGCCCGTCGTCCTGGGATGATCCTTTCCCGACACCCGGCCCGTACACACGGCCGGGCCTGCCGGGGTGCGCCCGATAGACTCGCGGTCATGGCTCTCGTACCCGGCACGCAGTCCCCCACCCGCAAGGTCCCCGCGCACATCGCGCGCCCGGAGTACGTGGGACGGCCCGCGCCGACGCCGTACAACGGCCCCGAGGTGCAGACCGCGGAGACGATCGAGAAGATGCGGATCGCCGGGCGGATCGCCGCGCAGGCGATGGAGGAGGCCGCGAAGCTCATCGCGCCCGGCGTCACCACGGACGAGCTCGACGCCGTCGCCCACGCGTACATGTGCGACCACGGCGCCTACCCGTCGGACCTCGGCTACCGGGGCTTCCCCAAGTCGATCTGCACCTCCGTCAACGAGGTGATCTGCCACGGCATCCCGGACTCGACCGTGCTGCAGGACGGCGACATCGTCAACATCGACGCCACCGCGTACATCCACGGCGTGCACGGCGACCTGAACGCCACCTACCTGTGCGGCAACGTCGACGAGGAGTCGAAGCTGCTGGTCGAGCGGACGCGCGAGTCCCTCGACCGCGCGATCAAGGCGGTCAAGCCGGGCCGCCAGGTCAACGTGATCGGCCGGGTCATCGAGTCCTACGCCAAGCGCTTCGGCTACGGCGTGGTGCGGGACTTCACCGGCCACGGCATCAACACGTCGTTCCACTCCGGGCTGATCATCCCGCACTACGACAGCGAGCGGGCCACCGAGGTGATCAAGCCCGGCATGACCTTCACCATCGAACCGATGCTGACCCTGGGCAGCTACGACTACGACGTCTGGGAGGACGGCTGGACGGTCGTCACCAAGGACCGCAAGCGCACCGCCCAGTTCGAGCACACCCTGGTCGTCACCGGCGCCGGCGCGGAGATCCTCACCCTGCCGTAGCGCAGGCCCTGCGCACCGACGACGACGGCCGCGGCCCGCATCGAGCGGGACCGCGGCCGGTCCGGTCGCGGACGGGCCGGCGGGCCCGTCGATCAAGCGGTCGAGCGGTCAAGCAATCGAGCAGGCGGTCGACCGGGCGGTCGAGCGGTCAGCCGATCAGCCACTGCTCCTCGGCGACCGCGCCGACCTCCGTGCAGGCGTCGGTGAGCACGTCGAGGACCCGCAGCGGGTCCGGCAGCGGCTGCTCCGGGCCGCGGAGCCAGCGCACCTGGCTGCCGTCGAGCAGCGCGGCCGGCGGCAGCAGGGTGTACGAGCCGCGGCAATGCCAGCGCAGACCGGGGTGCTCGGACATGGTGTCCGGAGTGGAGTCCAGCGCGCTCGTCCACCACTCGTCCTCGTCGGGGGTGCCGCGGGTCGCGGTGAAGAAGAGGTAGCGGTCATCGCCGACGGCGGCGATCGGGCCGCCGACACCGATCTCGTCCAGGCGCTCCAGCGCCAGGCGGCCGGCGGCGGCCGGGACGTCGAGGACGTCGTGCATGCGGCCGGTGGCGGTCACGAAGTTGGCCTCGGGATCGCGGGAGAGCCAGCGGGCGAGCTGCTCGGGCTCCGTGGTGGCCTGGGTCTGCCAGGCGAAGGACAGCGGGTGCTGCGCGGGCGCCGGACAGCCGACCCGGTCGCAGGAACATCGGTGTCCGGCCGGATGGGCGGCCGGTGCCAGCGGGAATCCGGCACGCACGGCACCGAGCAGCAGATCCAGCCGCGCAGCCGCCTCCCCGCCCGTGACCGGCTCGTCCTGCCGCCGCTCACGCCGCCACCAGGTGGTCCACCTGCTGCTGGCTTCCATCGGGCCCCTTCCGCTCTGCCGTGATCCGCCGTGCCTGGTGCGGCACGTCGACGACGCAACATCCGACGCAACGCCCGGCGCGGCCCGCTGCTTCCCGGGGTGGCCGGGTGCCGAGTCTGCCGTGGGCCGGATCCGGGGTTTCCGGACGGCCGGCGCCCGGGGTCACGGTACGGAGTTCGAGAGTTGCGACTCGGCGGGCGGACGCACCAACGTGCGCTCGGCACCGGCCCGTACGGGGCCCGCGGACCCGGGCGGAACCCGGGGGCGTACAGAGCAGGATAAGGCTGCCGGGGACCCCCGGATGACCGGGGGCGGTGCTGCACCGGTCACACCTGCTCCACACCACCTCTGCCGGACCTGCACGCGGGCCCGCCCGGACGGTCCGCCGGGGGCGCCG
The Kitasatospora paranensis genome window above contains:
- a CDS encoding bifunctional DNA primase/polymerase; protein product: MEASSRWTTWWRRERRQDEPVTGGEAAARLDLLLGAVRAGFPLAPAAHPAGHRCSCDRVGCPAPAQHPLSFAWQTQATTEPEQLARWLSRDPEANFVTATGRMHDVLDVPAAAGRLALERLDEIGVGGPIAAVGDDRYLFFTATRGTPDEDEWWTSALDSTPDTMSEHPGLRWHCRGSYTLLPPAALLDGSQVRWLRGPEQPLPDPLRVLDVLTDACTEVGAVAEEQWLIG
- the map gene encoding type I methionyl aminopeptidase yields the protein MALVPGTQSPTRKVPAHIARPEYVGRPAPTPYNGPEVQTAETIEKMRIAGRIAAQAMEEAAKLIAPGVTTDELDAVAHAYMCDHGAYPSDLGYRGFPKSICTSVNEVICHGIPDSTVLQDGDIVNIDATAYIHGVHGDLNATYLCGNVDEESKLLVERTRESLDRAIKAVKPGRQVNVIGRVIESYAKRFGYGVVRDFTGHGINTSFHSGLIIPHYDSERATEVIKPGMTFTIEPMLTLGSYDYDVWEDGWTVVTKDRKRTAQFEHTLVVTGAGAEILTLP
- a CDS encoding MFS transporter, whose protein sequence is MTPELSPSAQAAPPARLRALLRRLRPDTTPWHSSRDFRLLWGSGCVSSFGSFLTYVAVPMQVKDLTASTFMVGLVGAFELVPLIVFGLWGGALADALDRRRLVLLSEGGLGLLSALLLLNALLPHPVLWPVYLVAALVAAVDGLQRPALDSLTPRIVPHDQLSAAFALNSLYRNVGSVAGPALAGVVVAAAGVQTAYALDVLTFGASLLLLARMRAVPPSGRAEPPSLRAIATGVRYAWSRKDLLGTYAIDICAMLFAFPVAIFPFLATELHANWALGLLYGAPAAGALVVSATGGWTSGIHRHGRMLVLAALGWGVAMTLAGLAGNLWAVLLCLAVAGGADQISGTARATMWNQSIPDSVRGRMAGVELLSYSVGPQLGQVRAGGMAGLVGVRAAVWSGGVACVLGVAALAAALPALLAYDDRTDPHAAAVRAAAAERSGAAGESGESGPVDGAEAVGV